In one Carettochelys insculpta isolate YL-2023 chromosome 6, ASM3395843v1, whole genome shotgun sequence genomic region, the following are encoded:
- the LIN7C gene encoding protein lin-7 homolog C isoform X2 yields the protein MAAVGEPVRLERDICRAIELLEKLQRSGEVPPQKLQALQRVLQSEFCNAVREVYEHVYETVDISSSPEVRANATAKATVAAFAASEGHSHPRVVELPKTEEGLGFNIMGGKEQNSPIYISRIIPGGIADRHGGLKRGDQLLSVNGVHPFRLKMHKRHNTQNTNLWLSG from the exons ATATCTGCAGAGCTATTGAGTTACTGGAAAAGTTACAGAGGAGTGGAGAAGTACCACCACAAAAACTGCAGGCTTTACAAAGAGTCCTTCAAAGTGAGTTCTGTAATGCTGTAAGGGAG GTGTATGAGCACGTATATGAAACTGTGGACATCAGCAGTAGCCCAGAAGTGAGAGCTAATGCTACAGCAAAG GCCACAGTTGCTGCATTTGCTGCCAGCGAAGGTCATTCCCATCCCAGGGTTGTTGAATTGCCAAAAACAGAAGAAGGTCTTGGATTCAACATTATGGGAGGCAAAGAGCAAAACTCTCCAATCTATATCTCTCGAATTATCCCAGGCGGTATAGCTGATAGACATGGGGGACTGAAACGTGGAGACCAGCTGCTTTCTGTAAACGGAGTG catCCATTTAGGCTGAAGATGCATAAAAGACACAACACACAAAATACTAACCTGTGGCTTTCTGGGTGA
- the LIN7C gene encoding protein lin-7 homolog C isoform X1, with the protein MAAVGEPVRLERDICRAIELLEKLQRSGEVPPQKLQALQRVLQSEFCNAVREVYEHVYETVDISSSPEVRANATAKATVAAFAASEGHSHPRVVELPKTEEGLGFNIMGGKEQNSPIYISRIIPGGIADRHGGLKRGDQLLSVNGVSVEGEHHEKAVELLKAAQGKVKLVVRYTPKVLEEMESRFEKMRSAKRRQQN; encoded by the exons ATATCTGCAGAGCTATTGAGTTACTGGAAAAGTTACAGAGGAGTGGAGAAGTACCACCACAAAAACTGCAGGCTTTACAAAGAGTCCTTCAAAGTGAGTTCTGTAATGCTGTAAGGGAG GTGTATGAGCACGTATATGAAACTGTGGACATCAGCAGTAGCCCAGAAGTGAGAGCTAATGCTACAGCAAAG GCCACAGTTGCTGCATTTGCTGCCAGCGAAGGTCATTCCCATCCCAGGGTTGTTGAATTGCCAAAAACAGAAGAAGGTCTTGGATTCAACATTATGGGAGGCAAAGAGCAAAACTCTCCAATCTATATCTCTCGAATTATCCCAGGCGGTATAGCTGATAGACATGGGGGACTGAAACGTGGAGACCAGCTGCTTTCTGTAAACGGAGTG AGTGTTGAAGGAGAGCACCATGAAAAGGCAGTAGAACTGCTGAAAGCAGCTCAAGGAAAGGTTAAGTTAGTTGTACGTTACACACCAAAGGTCCTGGAAGAGATGGAGTCACGATTTGAAAAAATGAGATCAGCAAAACGAAGGCAACAGAACTAA